The following coding sequences lie in one Silene latifolia isolate original U9 population chromosome 5, ASM4854445v1, whole genome shotgun sequence genomic window:
- the LOC141657091 gene encoding putative fructokinase-5 produces the protein MESPAAIVSFGEMLIDFVPDEAGVSLGNEAGVSLGESRGFVKAPGGAPANVACAVTKLGGSSAFMGKVGEDEFGKMLVDILDKNGVNTKGVSFDKEARTALAFVTLKKNGEREFMFYRNPSADMLLKESELNVELIKQAKIFHYGSISLITEPCRSAHLAAMKLAKEAGAILSYDPNVRLPLWASAQDARDGINSIWNHADIIKVSDEEVEFLTQQDPYNEEVVMSLWHDNLKLLMVTDGEKGCRYFSKKFKGSVKGFSVATVDTTGAGDAYVGSFLYSLANNPSLLEDESKLVEALKLANACGALATTQKGAIPALPSMAEALELVNKN, from the exons ATGGAGTCCCCAGCTGCTATTGTCTCCTTCGGAGAGATGTTGATCGATTTCGTTCCTGACGAAGCCGGTGTTTCATTGGGGAACGAAGCCGGTGTTTCATTGGGGGAATCTCGTGGCTTTGTCAAAGCTCCAGGTGGTGCTCCCGCTAATGTGGCTTGTGCAGTTACTAAACTCGGTGGTTCATCCGCCTTCATGGGCAAG GTGGGCGAGGATGAATTTGGAAAAATGCTAGTAGACATACTAGACAAAAATGGTGTGAACACGAAAGGGGTGTCCTTCGACAAGGAAGCAAGAACGGCCCTAGCCTTCGTAACTCTAAAGAAAAATGGTGAGAGGGAGTTCATGTTCTACCGAAATCCTAGCGCAGATATGCTTCTAAAAGAATCTGAACTTAATGTCGAACTTATCAAACAAGCCAAGATCTTCCACTATGGCTCCATTAGTTTAATCACCGAGCCATGCAGGTCGGCTCACTTAGCTGCGATGAAGTTAGCCAAGGAAGCCGGTGCTATTCTTTCTTACGACCCTAATGTTAGACTTCCTTTGTGGGCTTCCGCTCAAGATGCTAGGGATGGTATTAATAGCATTTGGAATCACGCTGATATTATTAAG GTAAGTGATGAAGAGGTGGAGTTTCTAACCCAACAAGATCCTTACAATGAAGAagttgtcatgtctttatggcaTGATAATCTTAAGCTTCTCATGGTTACTGATGGTGAAAAGGGCTGCCGATATTTCTCTAAG AAATTCAAGGGATCGGTAAAAGGGTTCTCTGTGGCAACCGTAGATACAACAGGAGCCGGAGATGCGTATGTTGGGTCCTTCCTTTACTCCCTTGCCAACAATCCCTCACTCCTGGAG GATGAAAGCAAGCTGGTAGAGGCACTAAAATTGGCAAATGCATGTGGAGCACTAGCAACAACTCAAAAGGGTGCGATCCCTGCTCTTCCAAGTATGGCTGAGGCACTTGAATTGGTCAACAAAAATTAA